CGTCGGTCATCGTCAAGGCCACCACCACCGGACGGCCGAGTTCGATAATCTGCCCGACCAGATAAAGATGGCGGGAAAGATTGGTGACATCCACCACGCAGAGCGCCCCGTCAGGCGGGTTATCGCCGTTGCCGGAAAGTAGGTCACGCACCAAGGCCTCATCCGGGGAGCGGGAAATCAACGAATAGGAGCCGGGGAGATCGATGACTTCGAAAACCGCACTTCCGGTTTCCCAAAGGCCGGTTTTTTTTTCCACCGTGACGCCGGGGTAGTTGGCGACCTTCTGGTGCAGGCCGGTCAACGCATTAAAAAGGGTGGTTTTGCCGCTGTTCGGATTTCCGACCAGGGCAATACGGAAGGTTCTCTTTTGAGTTGGAAATTCAGTTGCCATTTGCTTAAGGGGCGTATCCCCAATACGCCCTTTACCGTCAGCTGCCGGTTTCCACCAAAACCGCTTCCGCCTCGCTTTTGCGGAGGGAAAGCAGAAAGCCGTCCACTTCAATTTGAATCGGGTCCCCCAGCGGGGCGGAACGGAGAAAACGCACGCGGGCACCCGTCACCAATCCGATTTCAAGGATGTGCAAGGCCAACGGTTCTCCAGCACACACCCCCACCACCCGGCCGGACTGACCCGGTTCCAAGTCGGCCAAAGTTTTAATTCCGATAGAAGCTTTCGAATTGGCCGCGGGAAAAAGAAAGGAAAACATATTAATGGATATCCGTTTTTTTGATTTTGGACGCCTCCAAAAGCGGGGAGGCGGCCTGCCAATTTTTGACCGTGCCGCTTACGATGAGGGTACTGCCGTCTTCGTAACCTTCAATGTCTCCGCCCGCGAGTTCGAAAAGCTGGCCGGTTTGGGCTATTTTCAAATAGGCGTGGTTGTTTTCGGTCACCTTGATGCCGGAGATGGAAAGCTGGATTTTTTCGACTGTGAAGCGGTGGGAGGCGGTGGCCTCCAGACTTTTGGCAATCCGTGCGATGGGGAGCGGGGCGGCCTCATCAAACGTGGCGTTCAAGGTCATTCCATTCAGTTTAATTCTCGAGGCGTTGATTTCTCCCTGCACCACCTGGCGCATCGCCGTGCGGCAACCCTCGCAGGAGGCGCAGCCCTCCAGTTTCAGCGACAACAAGGCAAAGGGGGCAACCGGTTTTTGGGTTTCGCCGATTGTCTGGGTGGCGAAAGCGGTGATTAAAAGGGTTGCGAACAAGGTCTTTTTCATCATTCTTCCGTAATTTAGAACATAAAGCCGGCGCCGAGATTCAGCCGCTCCACTGTGTCGTCCGTGCCATCCTTCCAGAATTCCCCGTCTGCTTTCAAGACAACGGAAGATAATGGATAAAAAGCCAGTCCGGTAGTCCAAATCCGGCGGAAGGCCCGCCGGACCGCGGCATATCCCGTCGGCACTTCATGGTTGGTGTTGAAGCGCTCAAAACGGGCAAAGAGGGCCAAATCGGCCGGACTGCCTTCCGGAAAGAGCAGTTTTTTTAAGCGGTAGGCCGTTTCAACGTACCCTCCCTGCATCGCACTGCCGACCGTCTGGCCAGCAGCCGCGCTTACCTGTTCGGCGCCGTTTATCTCCGTGCGCATCAACGTGCCGGAGAACTCGAGCTCTTCGTGGCGAAACTTGATGTCCCCTTCCCAGATTTTCACCAGCACGTAACCCAACGCCGGGTTCGATTGGTCCGCGCCGCCGATATAGCCGGAGGTGGCAATGGTGAGGTATTTATTGGGGGAAACTTCGACCCGCCCCACACCAGCCCAGTCCTCTATTTTTGATTTCACGCTTTTGCTCCGGCCACTGCGCAGCCCGTTTAGCGTATTGAACTTGGAGGCGTCCAGCCCGGCCGTGGCATAAGCCCGGAAGGCCACTTTCCCCTGCATCAAGCGCCCAATCAAGCCGGCGCCGTTTTCCTGCCAGGTGGTGGGAATCATGCTCGTTTCCGTATAGGGCCGCTCGACGGAGTAAAAGAGGGGGGGTTCGTGGAATTCATTCAACTGTCCCACCGGCATCAGAACCGAACCGACCCGGGCGGAGACAGTTTTGGTCAAATCAAATTCGAGAAAGCCATATTCAAATTCCGGTTCGTTGAAGGCATGCTCGAAATCCAGTTCCATATCCATGCGAATCCGGTCGGAAAACTCGTAGGCCAGGCCGATGACCCAGCGGTGAATGTCGATTTCATCCCCGGCGGATTGTGACATGGCGCCGGCTTTGGGATGGTTAAAGTGCAGTTCGCCATAGCCGTGCAGACGCCAAGGGGGCGTTTGAGCTTCCTCCTCCTGAGCATACGCAGGGAGGGCCAAAAAAGAACTGAAAACCAGCGCAACGGCGTATTTATATCGAAAAGAAACCATTCAAACTATTCTGGTGAAGTTTAT
The sequence above is drawn from the Verrucomicrobiia bacterium genome and encodes:
- a CDS encoding FeoA family protein, producing MFSFLFPAANSKASIGIKTLADLEPGQSGRVVGVCAGEPLALHILEIGLVTGARVRFLRSAPLGDPIQIEVDGFLLSLRKSEAEAVLVETGS